In Streptomyces sp. NBC_00704, a genomic segment contains:
- a CDS encoding gamma-aminobutyraldehyde dehydrogenase, translating to MQDRFPAQERFSDGAQYIAGRLTKGTSGATHTVIDPATGEAVLTYELAGAGDVDAAVAAARAAFPGWSAATPGERSDALHRFASVLAGHAEDLARAESLQCGKPLKLTREFDVPGTIDNTSFFAGAARHLAGQSAGEYSGDHTSYVRREAIGVVGSIAPWNYPLQMAAWKILPAIAAGNTIVLKPAELTPLTSLLFALAATEAGIPDGVVNIVTGTGRVAGEHLVGHPDVAMTSFTGSTAVGKRVAEVATATVKRLHLELGGKAPLLVFDDADLEAAANGAVAGALINTGQDCTAATRAYVQRPLYEAFVERTAALMETVRVGDPFAPGTDLGPLVSHPQRDRVAAFVDRARGYARVVTGGEAPLGELKNGAYYLPTLIADAAQDSEVVQSEIFGPVLVVLPFDGDDEGIALANDTPYGLAASAWTRDVFRANRATREIKAGCVWINDHIPIISEMPHGGYKASGFGKDMSAYSFEEYTQVKHVMFDNTAVARKPWHRTVFGDS from the coding sequence ATGCAGGACCGGTTTCCCGCACAGGAACGTTTCTCGGACGGCGCGCAGTACATCGCCGGCCGCCTGACGAAGGGCACGTCCGGCGCCACCCACACCGTGATCGACCCCGCCACCGGCGAAGCGGTCCTCACCTACGAGCTGGCGGGCGCGGGTGACGTCGACGCCGCCGTCGCCGCCGCCCGCGCGGCCTTCCCCGGCTGGTCGGCGGCCACTCCGGGCGAGCGTTCCGACGCGCTGCACCGGTTCGCCTCGGTGCTCGCCGGCCACGCGGAGGACCTGGCCCGCGCCGAGTCCCTGCAGTGCGGCAAGCCGCTGAAGCTGACCCGCGAGTTCGACGTCCCGGGGACGATCGACAACACCTCCTTCTTCGCCGGCGCCGCCCGCCACCTGGCGGGGCAGTCGGCCGGCGAGTACTCCGGCGACCACACCTCCTACGTCCGCCGTGAGGCCATCGGCGTGGTCGGCTCCATCGCCCCCTGGAACTACCCCCTCCAGATGGCCGCCTGGAAGATCCTCCCGGCGATCGCCGCCGGCAACACCATCGTGCTCAAGCCCGCCGAACTCACCCCGCTGACCTCGCTCCTGTTCGCCCTGGCGGCCACCGAGGCCGGCATCCCCGACGGCGTCGTCAACATCGTCACCGGGACCGGGCGGGTGGCGGGCGAGCACCTCGTCGGCCACCCCGACGTGGCGATGACGTCCTTCACCGGCTCCACGGCCGTCGGCAAGCGCGTCGCCGAGGTCGCCACCGCGACCGTCAAGCGGCTGCACCTGGAGCTGGGCGGCAAGGCGCCCCTGCTGGTCTTCGACGACGCCGACCTGGAGGCCGCCGCCAACGGCGCCGTCGCGGGCGCGCTCATCAACACCGGGCAGGACTGCACGGCCGCCACGCGCGCGTACGTGCAGCGGCCGCTCTACGAGGCGTTCGTCGAGCGGACGGCCGCGCTCATGGAGACGGTCCGGGTCGGCGACCCCTTCGCCCCCGGGACCGACCTCGGCCCGCTGGTGTCGCACCCGCAGCGCGACCGGGTCGCGGCCTTCGTCGACCGGGCGCGCGGCTACGCGCGCGTGGTGACCGGCGGCGAGGCGCCCCTGGGGGAGCTGAAGAACGGCGCCTACTATCTCCCCACGCTGATCGCGGACGCGGCCCAGGACAGCGAGGTCGTCCAGTCCGAGATCTTCGGGCCGGTCCTGGTGGTCCTGCCCTTCGACGGCGACGACGAGGGCATCGCGCTCGCCAACGACACCCCCTACGGGCTGGCCGCCTCCGCGTGGACCCGGGACGTGTTCCGGGCGAACCGGGCGACGCGCGAGATCAAGGCCGGATGCGTGTGGATCAACGACCACATCCCGATCATCAGCGAGATGCCGCACGGGGGTTACAAGGCCTCCGGATTCGGCAAGGACATGTCAGCGTATTCGTTCGAGGAGTACACCCAGGTAAAGCACGTTATGTTCGATAACACGGCGGTTGCCCGCAAGCCCTGGCACCGCACTGTCTTCGGGGACTCATAA
- a CDS encoding ABC transporter substrate-binding protein, producing the protein MEQYEPDRLSPAHLAAIRRSLRNGRAAMTRRSVLRASAGGALTLGGLGALSGCGIPAAGKSQGGVSADDHSAKEKVVKFSNWPEYIDVDDSGKRHPTLDAFRKQTGIAVTYTEDINDNDEFFGKIQPQLAAGQDTGRDLIVLTDWLAARMIRLGYVQKLDASHLPNAFANLSDQFRSPDWDPGRAYSYPWQGISTVIAYNKKALNGVEVKSVSDLLDTPALKGRVGLLTEMRDTVGMTMLDMGKDPAKFTDDDYDAVLARIQKAVDKGQIRRFTGNDYTSDLSKGDLAACVAWAGDIVQLQADNPDIDYVIPDSGYMTSTDNMLIPNKARHKTNAERLIDFYYQPQPAAELAAYINYVSPVADVKPYLAKIDKSAADNPLILPDKAMQAKSHAFRSLSAKEETAYQAKFAKLTGA; encoded by the coding sequence ATGGAGCAGTACGAGCCAGACCGCCTCAGCCCGGCCCACCTGGCCGCCATACGGCGCAGCCTGCGCAACGGCAGGGCGGCCATGACCCGCCGGTCGGTGCTGCGCGCCTCCGCCGGCGGCGCGCTCACCCTGGGCGGACTCGGCGCGCTGAGCGGCTGCGGCATCCCCGCCGCCGGCAAGTCCCAGGGCGGCGTCTCCGCCGACGACCACTCGGCGAAGGAGAAGGTCGTCAAGTTCTCCAACTGGCCCGAGTACATCGACGTCGACGACAGCGGCAAACGCCACCCCACTCTGGACGCGTTCCGCAAGCAGACCGGCATCGCGGTCACCTACACCGAGGACATCAACGACAACGACGAGTTCTTCGGCAAGATCCAGCCGCAGCTCGCCGCCGGCCAGGACACCGGCCGCGACCTCATCGTCCTCACCGACTGGCTGGCCGCCCGCATGATCCGGCTCGGCTACGTGCAGAAGCTGGACGCCTCCCACCTGCCCAACGCCTTCGCCAACCTGTCGGACCAGTTCCGCAGCCCCGACTGGGACCCGGGCCGCGCCTACTCGTACCCCTGGCAGGGCATCTCGACGGTCATCGCCTACAACAAGAAGGCGCTGAACGGCGTCGAGGTGAAGTCGGTCTCCGACCTGCTCGACACCCCGGCGCTCAAGGGCCGGGTCGGCCTGCTCACCGAGATGCGCGACACCGTCGGCATGACGATGCTCGACATGGGCAAGGACCCGGCGAAGTTCACCGACGACGACTACGACGCCGTCCTCGCCCGCATCCAGAAGGCCGTCGACAAGGGGCAGATCCGCCGCTTCACCGGCAACGACTACACGTCCGACCTGAGCAAGGGCGACCTGGCCGCCTGCGTCGCCTGGGCCGGCGACATCGTGCAGCTCCAGGCCGACAACCCCGACATCGACTACGTCATCCCGGACAGCGGCTACATGACCTCGACCGACAACATGCTGATCCCCAACAAGGCGCGCCACAAGACGAACGCCGAGCGGCTGATCGACTTCTACTACCAGCCCCAACCCGCCGCCGAACTCGCCGCGTACATCAACTACGTGAGTCCGGTCGCGGACGTGAAGCCCTACCTCGCCAAGATCGACAAGTCGGCGGCGGACAATCCGCTGATCCTCCCCGACAAGGCCATGCAGGCCAAGTCCCACGCCTTCCGCTCCCTGAGCGCGAAGGAAGAGACCGCCTACCAAGCGAAGTTCGCGAAGCTGACCGGGGCGTGA
- a CDS encoding ABC transporter ATP-binding protein gives MKTNDSGSGDVRLTGISKTYGSFTAVHPLDLTVPQGSFFALLGASGCGKTTTLRMIAGLEEPSSGTVHLGDLDVTALPPYKRPVNTVFQSYALFPHLDIFENVAFGLRRRGIKSVKKQVEDMLELVQLGEQARKKPHQLSGGQQQRVAVARALINHPKVLLLDEPLGALDLKLRRQMQLELKRIQTEVGITFVHVTHDQEEAMTMADTVAVMNAGRVEQLGSPADLYENPHTTFVANFLGTSNLIEAEVDSRSGEDIVLKAGGGKLVLPRARCSAPTTTGGRVLVGVRPEKISLSHADDAGQIPEGRNRITGKIANSSFIGVSTQYVIDSTVCPEFEVYAQNIDRDARLVPGADVVLHWSPAHTFGLDAAQDIDAGIQEEAAV, from the coding sequence ATGAAGACCAACGACAGCGGCAGCGGCGACGTCCGGCTGACCGGCATCAGCAAGACCTACGGCTCCTTCACCGCCGTCCACCCGCTCGACCTGACCGTCCCGCAGGGCTCCTTCTTCGCCCTGCTCGGCGCGTCCGGCTGCGGCAAGACCACCACCCTGCGCATGATCGCCGGCCTGGAGGAACCGTCCTCCGGGACCGTCCACCTCGGCGACCTCGACGTGACGGCCCTGCCGCCCTACAAGCGCCCGGTGAACACCGTCTTCCAGTCCTACGCCCTCTTCCCGCACCTCGACATCTTCGAGAACGTCGCCTTCGGTCTGCGCCGGCGCGGCATCAAGAGCGTGAAGAAGCAGGTCGAGGACATGCTGGAACTCGTCCAGCTCGGCGAGCAGGCCCGCAAGAAGCCGCACCAGCTCTCCGGCGGCCAGCAGCAGCGCGTCGCCGTGGCCCGCGCCCTCATCAACCACCCCAAGGTGCTCCTGCTCGACGAGCCCCTCGGCGCCCTCGACCTCAAGCTGCGCCGCCAGATGCAGCTCGAGCTCAAGCGCATCCAGACCGAGGTCGGCATCACCTTCGTGCACGTCACCCACGACCAGGAAGAGGCCATGACCATGGCCGACACCGTCGCGGTGATGAACGCGGGCCGCGTGGAACAGCTGGGCTCCCCGGCCGACCTCTACGAGAACCCGCACACCACGTTCGTCGCCAACTTCCTGGGCACCTCCAACCTCATCGAGGCCGAGGTCGACTCCCGCAGCGGCGAGGACATCGTCCTGAAGGCGGGCGGCGGCAAGCTGGTGCTGCCCCGGGCGCGCTGCTCCGCGCCCACCACGACCGGCGGCAGGGTGCTGGTCGGCGTGCGCCCGGAGAAGATCTCCCTCAGCCACGCCGACGACGCGGGCCAGATCCCCGAGGGCCGCAACCGCATCACCGGGAAGATCGCCAACTCCTCGTTCATCGGCGTCTCCACCCAGTACGTCATCGACAGCACGGTCTGCCCCGAGTTCGAGGTGTACGCGCAGAACATCGACCGGGACGCCCGCCTGGTGCCCGGCGCCGACGTGGTCCTGCACTGGAGCCCGGCGCACACCTTCGGCCTGGACGCGGCGCAGGACATCGACGCCGGCATCCAGGAAGAGGCGGCGGTCTGA
- a CDS encoding ABC transporter permease, whose protein sequence is MATLTEAPPPLSPTAPATKPPRKRGRLTPYWLLLPGLLWLVVFFALPMIYQASTSVQTGSLEQGYKVTWHLATYWDALGAYWPQFLRSVLYAGAATVLCLVLGYPLAYLIAFRAGRWRNLIMILVIAPFFTSFLIRTLAWKTILADGGPVVGALNTLHVLDVTSWLGWTAGDRVLATPLAVVCGLTYNFLPFMILPLYSSLERIDGRLHEAAGDLYARPSTVFRKVTFPLSMPGVVSGTLLTFIPASGDYVNAELLGSTDTRMIGNVIQTQFLRVLDYPTAAALSFILMAAILFMVTFYIRRSGTEDLV, encoded by the coding sequence ATGGCGACGCTCACCGAGGCGCCCCCGCCTCTGTCCCCGACGGCGCCGGCGACGAAGCCCCCGCGCAAGCGCGGTCGTCTGACGCCGTACTGGCTGCTGCTGCCCGGCCTGCTCTGGCTGGTCGTGTTCTTCGCGCTGCCGATGATCTACCAGGCCTCCACGTCCGTGCAGACGGGCTCACTGGAGCAGGGCTACAAGGTCACCTGGCACCTGGCGACCTACTGGGACGCGCTCGGCGCGTACTGGCCGCAGTTCCTGCGGTCGGTGCTCTACGCGGGCGCCGCCACGGTCCTGTGCCTGGTGCTCGGCTACCCGCTGGCCTACCTGATCGCCTTCCGCGCCGGACGCTGGCGCAACCTGATCATGATCCTGGTGATCGCGCCGTTCTTCACCAGCTTCCTGATCCGCACCCTCGCCTGGAAGACGATCCTCGCCGACGGCGGCCCCGTCGTCGGCGCCCTGAACACCCTGCACGTCCTCGACGTCACCAGCTGGCTCGGCTGGACGGCCGGGGACCGGGTCCTCGCCACCCCGCTCGCGGTCGTCTGCGGTCTGACCTACAACTTCCTCCCGTTCATGATCCTTCCGCTGTACTCCTCGCTGGAGCGCATCGACGGACGGCTGCACGAGGCGGCGGGCGACCTCTACGCCCGGCCGTCCACCGTCTTCCGCAAGGTCACCTTCCCGCTGTCGATGCCGGGCGTGGTCTCCGGAACACTGCTGACCTTCATCCCCGCCTCCGGCGACTACGTCAACGCCGAACTCCTCGGCTCGACCGACACCCGCATGATCGGCAACGTCATCCAGACGCAGTTCCTGCGCGTCCTGGACTACCCGACGGCCGCGGCCCTGTCCTTCATCCTCATGGCCGCGATCCTCTTCATGGTCACCTTCTACATCCGCAGGTCCGGGACGGAGGATCTGGTCTAA
- a CDS encoding ABC transporter permease, whose protein sequence is MPFVNWLKRHFVVIAGLLTLAYLLLPNVVVTVFSFNKPKGRFNYEWQQFSTDAWKDPCGVAGMCGSLSLSLQIAVWATLGATLLGTMIAFALVRYRFRARGAVNSLIFLPMAMPEVVMAASLLTLFLNLGGQLGFWTILIAHIMFCLSFVVTAVKARVMSMDPRLEQAAQDLYAGPAQTFLRVTLPIAAPGIAAGALLAFALSFDDFIITNFNAGSTVTFPMFVWGSAQRGTPVQINVIGTAMFLVAVALVLTSMVIGNRRNKQKA, encoded by the coding sequence ATGCCCTTCGTCAACTGGCTCAAGCGCCATTTCGTGGTCATCGCGGGACTTCTCACGCTCGCCTACCTCCTCCTGCCCAACGTCGTCGTCACGGTGTTCTCCTTCAACAAGCCGAAGGGCCGCTTCAACTACGAGTGGCAGCAGTTCTCCACGGACGCCTGGAAGGACCCGTGCGGAGTCGCCGGCATGTGCGGCTCGCTGTCGCTCAGCCTCCAGATCGCCGTCTGGGCGACCCTGGGCGCCACCCTCCTCGGCACGATGATCGCCTTCGCGCTGGTGCGCTACCGCTTCCGCGCGCGGGGCGCCGTCAACTCGCTGATCTTCCTGCCGATGGCCATGCCCGAGGTCGTCATGGCGGCCTCGCTGCTCACCCTCTTCCTCAACCTGGGCGGTCAGCTGGGCTTCTGGACCATCCTCATCGCCCACATCATGTTCTGCCTGAGCTTCGTCGTGACGGCGGTGAAGGCACGCGTGATGTCGATGGACCCGCGTCTCGAACAGGCCGCCCAGGACCTCTACGCCGGGCCCGCGCAGACGTTCCTGCGGGTCACCCTGCCGATCGCCGCCCCCGGCATCGCCGCCGGCGCGCTGCTCGCCTTCGCGCTCTCCTTCGACGACTTCATCATCACCAACTTCAACGCGGGCTCCACCGTCACCTTCCCCATGTTCGTCTGGGGCTCGGCACAGCGCGGGACGCCCGTCCAGATCAACGTCATCGGCACGGCCATGTTCCTCGTCGCCGTGGCCCTCGTCCTGACGTCGATGGTCATCGGCAACCGCCGCAACAAGCAGAAGGCGTGA
- a CDS encoding NAD(P)/FAD-dependent oxidoreductase, translated as MAPSAMNRWTASLSDAQPVPYWLEDPGRPRPEAALTGPETCDLLVVGGGYSGLWTALVAKEREPRRDVVLVEGREVGWAASGRNGGFCAASLTHGLSNGLTRWPDEIHRLQELGMRNLDEIEAAIARYGIDCDFERTGEIDVATEEYQARELRDWYEELDRRGLGEGVEFLDADAVREQVASPTFEAGLYDRRGVAMLHPAKLAWGLKAACLRLGVRVYEHTPALDLKPHGAAMAVRTPYGRIRARQVALGTNIFPSLVRRVRAYTVPVYDYALMTEPLTPGQLDSIGWKNRQGLGDSANQFHYFRLSADHRILWGGYDAVYPYGGRVRAEYDDRPQTYAKLAEHFFGCFPQLEDVRFSHAWGGAIDTCSRFSAFFGTAHRGNVAYAAGYTGLGVGATRFGAEVMLDLLSGETTERTALEMVRRKPLPFPPEPFAWTGIALTKWSLARADAHDGRRNLWLRTMDRLGLGFDS; from the coding sequence ATGGCCCCGAGCGCCATGAACCGCTGGACCGCTTCCCTGTCCGACGCCCAGCCGGTCCCGTACTGGCTGGAAGACCCCGGCCGGCCCCGCCCCGAGGCCGCGCTCACCGGCCCCGAGACCTGCGACCTGCTGGTCGTCGGCGGCGGCTACAGCGGCCTGTGGACCGCGCTCGTCGCCAAGGAGCGCGAGCCGCGGCGCGACGTGGTGCTGGTGGAGGGCCGCGAGGTGGGCTGGGCCGCCTCCGGCCGCAACGGGGGGTTCTGTGCGGCCTCCCTCACCCACGGGCTGTCCAACGGGCTCACCCGCTGGCCGGACGAGATCCACCGGCTCCAGGAGTTGGGCATGCGCAACCTCGACGAGATCGAGGCGGCGATCGCCCGCTACGGCATCGACTGCGACTTCGAGCGCACCGGCGAGATCGACGTCGCCACCGAGGAGTACCAGGCGCGCGAACTGCGCGACTGGTACGAGGAGCTGGACCGGCGCGGCCTCGGCGAGGGCGTCGAGTTCCTCGACGCCGACGCGGTGCGCGAGCAGGTCGCCTCGCCCACCTTCGAGGCCGGCCTGTACGACCGCCGGGGCGTCGCCATGCTCCACCCCGCCAAGCTGGCCTGGGGCCTCAAGGCCGCCTGCTTGCGGCTCGGGGTGCGCGTGTACGAGCACACGCCCGCGCTCGACCTGAAGCCGCACGGCGCCGCGATGGCCGTCCGCACCCCGTACGGGCGGATCCGCGCCCGGCAGGTCGCCCTGGGCACGAACATCTTCCCCAGCCTGGTGCGGCGGGTGCGGGCGTACACCGTGCCGGTCTACGACTACGCCCTGATGACCGAGCCCCTGACCCCCGGACAGCTCGACTCGATCGGCTGGAAGAACCGGCAGGGGCTCGGCGACTCGGCCAACCAGTTCCACTACTTCCGGCTGTCCGCCGACCACCGGATCCTGTGGGGCGGCTACGACGCCGTCTACCCCTACGGGGGCCGGGTGCGCGCCGAGTACGACGACCGCCCGCAGACGTACGCCAAGCTCGCCGAGCACTTCTTCGGCTGCTTCCCCCAGTTGGAGGACGTCCGCTTCTCCCACGCGTGGGGCGGCGCCATCGACACCTGCTCGCGCTTCTCGGCGTTCTTCGGCACGGCCCACCGGGGCAACGTGGCCTACGCGGCCGGGTACACCGGTCTGGGCGTCGGGGCCACCCGGTTCGGGGCCGAGGTGATGCTGGACCTGCTGTCGGGGGAGACCACCGAGCGGACCGCGCTGGAGATGGTCCGCCGGAAGCCGCTGCCCTTCCCGCCCGAGCCGTTCGCCTGGACGGGCATCGCCCTCACCAAGTGGTCGCTGGCCAGGGCCGACGCCCACGACGGTCGGCGCAACCTGTGGCTGAGGACGATGGACCGACTGGGACTGGGCTTCGACAGCTGA